The Alteromonas gilva genome has a window encoding:
- a CDS encoding aspartyl/asparaginyl beta-hydroxylase domain-containing protein, whose translation MYIEEDFRPLGEVNIKPLAAYVNELSDTDWMQDSHRQQTYAPHKQTQTIPLLFDEDLRHQQATAYPHMTELAPLLEPVYTAIAGYFASSVRQRALARRYGEPYFQRIILVRLAAGGCIDLHADHGFSLSRCHRIHVPILSHPQVLFQVGDSERCLLPGEIWEINNRRIHGVTNRGCAPRVHLILDYVMPGEKIFEPDAVLQA comes from the coding sequence ATGTATATTGAAGAAGATTTCAGACCGTTAGGTGAGGTCAATATTAAACCGCTGGCTGCCTACGTTAACGAACTCAGCGATACCGATTGGATGCAGGACAGTCATCGTCAGCAAACCTACGCGCCGCATAAACAAACCCAAACCATTCCGTTATTGTTTGATGAGGATTTGCGTCATCAACAGGCTACCGCCTATCCCCACATGACCGAACTGGCTCCGTTACTGGAACCGGTATATACGGCGATTGCCGGGTATTTTGCGTCATCGGTTCGCCAGCGAGCGCTCGCCAGGCGCTATGGTGAGCCTTATTTTCAGCGCATCATTCTGGTTCGCTTAGCTGCGGGCGGATGTATTGATTTACATGCAGATCATGGCTTTTCATTATCCCGGTGTCACCGTATCCATGTTCCTATTTTGAGTCATCCGCAGGTTTTGTTTCAGGTCGGCGACTCCGAGCGTTGTCTGTTACCAGGCGAAATATGGGAAATTAATAACCGACGCATTCATGGGGTAACAAACCGCGGTTGTGCGCCGCGAGTTCACCTTATTCTGGATTACGTGATGCCTGGTGAAAAAATTTTTGAACCCGATGCAGTATTACAGGCGTGA
- a CDS encoding TonB-dependent receptor, with protein MFTNHNKKQVELRLPYVNRTKQYAGLLPLAFFVSVQSMAATTDDKKEKEKIETVLVTAQKRVENIQKIAVSVNAVSGAVIQDHALDDFKSLTDLLPGITITQRNDPRSLGFNIRGIGSQQTHIGVEPSSAVVVDGEVMARNSSLHGDIGDVEQAMVLKGPQGTLFGKNTVAGALVINTNRPQIGFNEGSVSLHTAEGEDNFIGEYKINATYNATINDSVAIRLNAFTKDQDGWIENVFSTGPNGGESDGSGARVQMLYQPSESLDMLFRAEYSDSNFGPGIRVYRQLDRPIIPEEDLAGLTEAEREAALTTRLHEISRTPEGMWNDKTSAWNNRNFGGTNNKAASFELNYDFDSDYQLTYTLHGRDHHMYTNESVASVAVNVSPYSWAGPVDTETFQNELRIASPLGGKVDYVMGLFYYHARIERERKTLFCNDRGLENSTVDENFNVLECGDQNAWAPGEATLYPFDFNTSSPGVFNDWIGGITNRHLKNNVITHDNVAMFGQANIHFTDKFVGVAGARLLNENQDYRIDTRIEERDPDSAFQTSQKSSNDTALVYKLAAQYFVNDDVMVYTSYTTGYKGVAWNTENDLTQEKVDAEYPLAAEESTNIEAGIRSDWLDGDLRVNATVFSAEFDHYQDRIRYVKDDGQSEFPILDFKLIDAGVLDSRGLDLEVQYQLFDDFRFEFTYNYLDAAFGESDAMIACTDAVADQCTEARTFRRWFDTSRTQTLSLYSLSGKQLANAPENQFKLHLVYDFEMASGWDGYVRASYNWQDDVSPHHGGLESHPELTTEAFGITDVSLTMYSPDSKWNFSLYVKNLFDEHYYVNQSNYGDGQQDLSIGGYFVAVPELPGGTAYGLGYWRSAPKAGNVPRNFNRYFGARVTYNF; from the coding sequence ATGTTTACGAATCACAACAAAAAACAAGTGGAGCTTCGGCTGCCCTATGTGAATCGCACAAAGCAATATGCGGGTTTATTGCCGCTGGCGTTCTTTGTGTCAGTTCAGTCGATGGCAGCCACCACCGATGATAAAAAAGAAAAAGAAAAAATTGAAACCGTGCTGGTTACCGCTCAGAAGCGGGTCGAAAATATACAAAAAATTGCAGTAAGTGTTAACGCGGTATCGGGAGCAGTGATCCAGGATCATGCCCTGGACGATTTTAAAAGCCTGACCGATTTATTACCCGGCATTACCATCACGCAGCGAAACGACCCACGCTCGCTGGGCTTTAATATTCGGGGAATCGGTTCTCAGCAAACTCACATTGGGGTAGAGCCAAGCTCGGCGGTTGTGGTTGATGGTGAAGTCATGGCGCGTAATTCGTCTTTGCACGGCGATATTGGTGATGTAGAGCAAGCCATGGTCCTGAAGGGCCCGCAAGGGACTTTATTTGGTAAAAATACCGTGGCAGGTGCTTTGGTTATTAATACTAACAGGCCACAAATAGGCTTTAACGAAGGCTCGGTTAGTCTGCATACTGCTGAAGGTGAAGATAACTTCATCGGTGAGTATAAAATCAATGCTACTTATAATGCGACCATAAATGACAGCGTTGCCATTCGCTTAAATGCCTTTACTAAAGACCAGGACGGATGGATAGAAAATGTGTTTTCAACCGGTCCCAATGGTGGTGAGTCAGACGGCTCAGGCGCGCGTGTGCAAATGTTGTATCAACCGAGTGAGTCACTGGATATGTTGTTCAGGGCCGAATACTCTGATTCAAACTTTGGCCCGGGCATTCGTGTTTACCGCCAGTTAGATCGACCGATTATTCCTGAAGAAGATCTCGCCGGACTCACTGAGGCTGAACGCGAAGCGGCATTAACGACTCGTCTGCACGAGATCTCACGCACGCCGGAGGGCATGTGGAATGATAAAACATCGGCCTGGAATAACCGTAATTTTGGTGGCACCAATAACAAAGCGGCTTCCTTCGAACTAAATTACGATTTCGACAGTGACTATCAACTGACTTACACATTACATGGCCGTGACCATCATATGTATACCAATGAGTCGGTAGCTTCAGTTGCGGTAAATGTCTCTCCCTATTCCTGGGCAGGCCCGGTTGACACTGAAACCTTCCAAAACGAATTGCGAATAGCGTCCCCCCTCGGCGGTAAAGTCGATTATGTGATGGGATTATTCTATTACCATGCGCGGATAGAGCGTGAGCGTAAAACACTGTTTTGTAATGACCGCGGACTGGAAAATAGTACGGTTGATGAAAACTTTAATGTGCTCGAATGTGGTGACCAAAATGCCTGGGCTCCCGGCGAGGCCACGCTGTACCCGTTTGATTTTAATACTTCAAGTCCCGGTGTGTTTAACGACTGGATTGGTGGCATTACTAACCGTCACCTGAAAAATAATGTGATCACCCATGACAACGTTGCGATGTTTGGTCAGGCCAACATCCATTTTACAGATAAATTTGTCGGGGTGGCGGGTGCGCGTCTGTTAAATGAAAATCAGGATTACCGCATTGATACGCGTATCGAAGAACGCGATCCTGACAGTGCATTTCAAACATCGCAGAAAAGCTCTAATGATACCGCGTTGGTTTATAAGCTGGCCGCCCAGTATTTTGTTAATGATGACGTAATGGTGTATACCAGCTATACCACAGGGTATAAAGGCGTCGCATGGAATACTGAGAACGATCTTACACAAGAAAAAGTGGATGCCGAATACCCACTGGCGGCTGAAGAGTCGACCAACATCGAAGCGGGTATTCGTTCAGACTGGCTGGACGGCGATTTACGCGTAAATGCTACAGTGTTTTCGGCCGAGTTTGATCATTACCAGGATCGCATTCGCTATGTGAAAGACGACGGTCAAAGTGAATTCCCTATTCTCGATTTTAAACTGATTGATGCAGGAGTTCTGGATTCACGCGGACTCGATCTGGAAGTGCAGTATCAACTGTTCGATGACTTCAGATTTGAGTTTACCTACAACTATCTGGATGCAGCGTTTGGCGAAAGTGATGCCATGATTGCGTGTACCGATGCGGTAGCGGACCAATGTACCGAAGCGCGTACATTCCGTCGTTGGTTCGATACCAGTCGTACTCAAACCTTGTCGTTATACAGTCTCAGTGGTAAGCAACTGGCCAATGCGCCGGAAAATCAGTTTAAACTGCATTTGGTGTACGACTTCGAAATGGCGAGTGGCTGGGACGGTTATGTAAGGGCCAGCTATAACTGGCAGGATGATGTATCGCCACACCATGGCGGTTTGGAATCACACCCTGAGTTGACGACCGAAGCATTTGGTATCACCGATGTGTCGCTGACAATGTATTCACCTGACTCAAAGTGGAACTTCTCACTGTACGTGAAGAACCTGTTTGATGAGCATTATTACGTGAATCAGAGTAATTACGGTGATGGTCAGCAAGACCTTTCTATTGGTGGTTATTTTGTGGCGGTACCTGAGTTGCCGGGTGGCACAGCCTATGGGCTTGGCTATTGGCGCAGCGCGCCAAAGGCGGGCAACGTGCCGCGTAACTTTAATCGCTACTTTGGTGCCAGAGTTACCTATAACTTCTAA
- a CDS encoding sulfotransferase family protein — translation MHSSNTAHLISPGRKEVWQNIRPIFVLSAPRAGSTLLFELLTQHLPCLSIGNESHSIYRRFPELHKENANYDSGSLSRHHATAEISQHLRQAFASQLSYQDGSPPDWEAVCSGKQQPVFIEKTPRNALNIPFLREVFPHARFIYLYRNGQQNIASLIEGWQFGQRTGHFVTFPDLPGFVQRNWCFLLPPGWRTVKDASIADIATFQWLQTNQTIRTRLSELPQHHWCAIAYEQLIDEPVSQLQRLASFCGLRLRPSARRLRAHALPLSATTLSQPDSHKWQRFSAELAKHENAIKHTMLATQRFADTSTLKDSP, via the coding sequence ATGCACAGTAGCAATACCGCCCACCTGATATCACCGGGACGCAAAGAGGTCTGGCAAAACATCCGGCCGATATTTGTCCTGTCAGCGCCTCGCGCTGGCAGTACATTATTGTTTGAACTACTCACACAGCATTTGCCCTGCCTGAGTATCGGCAACGAAAGCCACAGTATTTACAGACGTTTTCCCGAGCTGCATAAAGAAAACGCTAACTATGATTCTGGCAGTCTCAGCCGTCATCACGCCACCGCAGAAATTAGCCAACATTTGCGCCAGGCCTTTGCGTCACAGCTGAGTTACCAAGATGGTTCACCACCAGATTGGGAAGCGGTTTGCAGCGGTAAACAACAACCCGTATTTATAGAAAAAACACCGCGCAATGCACTGAACATTCCGTTCCTGAGAGAGGTATTCCCCCACGCCCGATTCATTTATTTGTATCGCAATGGCCAGCAAAATATTGCCAGTCTTATCGAGGGATGGCAGTTTGGGCAACGCACCGGGCACTTTGTTACATTTCCAGATCTGCCGGGGTTTGTGCAGCGCAACTGGTGTTTTTTATTGCCGCCAGGCTGGCGCACCGTTAAAGATGCCAGCATTGCTGATATTGCGACCTTTCAGTGGCTGCAAACCAACCAGACTATACGCACGCGGCTTAGCGAATTGCCGCAGCATCATTGGTGTGCGATTGCTTATGAGCAACTTATTGACGAACCCGTTAGTCAATTACAAAGACTGGCATCATTCTGCGGGTTACGGTTACGCCCTTCTGCGCGACGTTTACGTGCGCATGCTCTGCCCCTGTCAGCGACCACTTTGTCTCAGCCTGACAGTCATAAGTGGCAGCGATTTTCAGCCGAACTGGCAAAGCATGAAAACGCTATAAAGCATACTATGCTCGCGACTCAACGCTTTGCTGACACCTCTACACTCAAGGACTCACCATGA
- a CDS encoding Ig-like domain-containing protein — protein MKSVIPIVSVWLVLLNSALAAVPSISPNTPTSNVVSVAIGETVQFSISATDSDSNLSGAEWYGHGDNPFVGSVYDANGDTSNAIFSRAHAFTSAGNYTIAVVVYDADYGYSQAVEWQVSVVSQPPDFSSTPASQLGGRGLYVNDFDDVLASASATNKLLAHIQAHQITKLTLYDLHTLLPAASSAISNFIYNAKQLGVNSVGAAGGSEADFDRIMVYQNSAQYANKFDTLYLEYEYWNNNQSFSYFLSVLDYMDSVGGTMPVETYLGWPDSADYAAIASRVDNLFLHCYVTDASIAVNYCKTRLQAFGELYDNLNIWPIFSAEWRPATTCDNPPWPVESLCFMGDWFSNYGIAAAESEFLNDYNALQESWQSGIHLPGFYYFAYSFLDEAVGSPNTPDYGDAPVLGLLSPSATTVSLGQSVTISVTATDNSGNLSGIEWYGNGDNPLVQYVGNVGGNGSSATFSRTHQFNSVGTFNIIGVAFDTNGNYSNSIASSITVTP, from the coding sequence ATGAAAAGCGTCATTCCTATAGTAAGTGTTTGGCTGGTGCTGCTGAATTCCGCCTTGGCAGCGGTACCGTCGATAAGTCCTAATACCCCCACCTCAAACGTGGTGTCGGTAGCAATTGGCGAAACCGTCCAGTTTAGTATCAGTGCTACTGATAGTGACAGTAATTTAAGCGGGGCAGAGTGGTACGGCCACGGTGATAATCCGTTTGTTGGCTCTGTATATGATGCCAATGGCGATACCAGTAACGCCATATTTAGCCGCGCACATGCGTTTACATCGGCAGGCAATTATACTATTGCCGTTGTTGTTTACGATGCCGATTATGGGTATTCCCAGGCTGTTGAGTGGCAGGTTAGCGTTGTATCGCAGCCGCCGGATTTTTCGTCAACACCTGCAAGTCAGCTTGGCGGCAGAGGGCTTTATGTAAACGATTTTGATGACGTGTTAGCCAGTGCCAGTGCAACAAATAAGTTGCTGGCACATATTCAGGCACACCAGATTACCAAACTCACTTTGTATGATTTGCATACGCTGCTGCCGGCTGCGTCGTCGGCGATTTCTAATTTCATTTACAACGCGAAGCAACTGGGCGTGAATTCTGTTGGCGCTGCGGGCGGCAGCGAGGCGGATTTTGACCGCATCATGGTGTACCAAAACAGTGCTCAATATGCGAACAAGTTCGATACGCTGTATCTTGAATATGAGTACTGGAATAACAATCAGAGCTTTTCGTATTTTCTGAGTGTGCTCGACTACATGGATTCTGTTGGCGGTACGATGCCGGTGGAAACCTATCTGGGCTGGCCCGACAGTGCCGATTACGCTGCGATTGCCAGTCGCGTGGATAATTTGTTTTTACATTGCTATGTAACCGATGCAAGCATTGCAGTCAATTACTGCAAAACACGCTTACAAGCCTTTGGCGAACTGTATGACAATCTCAACATTTGGCCGATTTTTTCGGCTGAATGGCGCCCGGCTACCACCTGTGACAACCCACCATGGCCGGTTGAGTCGTTATGTTTCATGGGCGACTGGTTTTCCAACTATGGTATAGCTGCTGCAGAATCAGAGTTTCTTAATGATTACAATGCGCTACAGGAAAGCTGGCAATCGGGTATTCACCTGCCGGGCTTCTACTATTTTGCTTATTCATTTTTGGATGAGGCCGTCGGCTCGCCGAATACCCCTGACTACGGTGACGCGCCAGTATTGGGCCTGTTAAGCCCGTCTGCGACCACGGTGTCGCTTGGTCAGAGTGTAACGATTTCGGTAACCGCGACGGACAACTCAGGCAACCTCAGTGGCATAGAGTGGTACGGCAACGGCGATAATCCGTTGGTGCAGTATGTGGGTAATGTCGGTGGTAACGGCAGTAGCGCAACTTTTAGTCGTACTCATCAGTTTAATAGTGTGGGTACCTTTAATATTATTGGTGTTGCCTTTGATACTAATGGAAATTACAGCAACTCCATTGCCAGTTCGATTACCGTAACGCCCTGA
- the secB gene encoding protein-export chaperone SecB, with translation MQATSGDKSYILKKIFMKDVACEAPKGAEAMLMPKGPPAVSVDVGGKSERVRDNLWEVELSLNITLQINQTPVFAVEIYQAGLFECEGLSEAELHRVLNTDCMETLFPYARETIDSLIVKAGFPAISLQPVNFHGLYAQAMAEQAK, from the coding sequence ATGCAAGCAACCAGTGGCGACAAGAGCTATATCCTGAAAAAAATCTTTATGAAAGACGTTGCCTGTGAGGCACCCAAAGGGGCAGAGGCAATGTTAATGCCCAAAGGGCCTCCGGCTGTCAGCGTGGATGTGGGTGGCAAGTCGGAGCGCGTCAGAGATAATCTCTGGGAAGTGGAATTGTCACTTAACATCACGCTGCAGATTAACCAAACCCCGGTCTTTGCAGTTGAAATCTATCAGGCCGGTTTGTTTGAGTGCGAAGGACTCAGTGAAGCTGAATTGCATCGCGTCTTAAATACCGATTGTATGGAAACCTTGTTCCCTTATGCACGGGAAACCATCGATTCGTTAATTGTAAAAGCGGGCTTTCCAGCGATTAGCTTGCAGCCAGTTAACTTTCATGGACTCTATGCCCAGGCCATGGCAGAGCAGGCTAAGTAA
- a CDS encoding tetratricopeptide repeat-containing sulfotransferase family protein, whose protein sequence is MNVPTDSQMTSRDSRQLARAQEYVFNEPRYALALLNRLLNKGHQTQSIYTTRAKAYLNMGAHLRAFDSAEQALQFGPLNASLVALQLEAALAVGDHKSVVRLIAQSLNDPSLSRLLQQDLAQAAHLNNQNELAEMLYLRLLKEAPDNALYLTRLGAIKQKLGDMTAATECYVKAVNYRPDYAIAYNLLANVARSSHGDNHLSLLQRGLSECGKEPEGAALLNYALGKEYEDLNDPALAARHYAQGAAQMRSMFEYNSSAVADSFAITREHFTRHTTVNLPAASCLDADDMPTPVFIVGMPRTGSTLIERILSSHDEVVAMGELSSFKASMKGSVEYQGGDGFHRSFYQCNSAHINYAEIGRQYLELACPAATYVRYFTDKYPLNFMDLGTIARALPNARFIHTVRDPGAILWSNYKQIFTHGMYQYSYDLNECAQYISHYQQLMQFWHQQFPGRILDVKYEELVGDIRSGVSRLLTFLDLPWQDKCLQFHQQKSAVATASVSQVREPVYTRSVSAWKHYSRFLSPGLDQLEAMGIAPEREPVNVY, encoded by the coding sequence ATGAATGTACCGACTGACAGTCAAATGACATCGCGGGACTCGCGTCAGTTAGCGCGCGCTCAGGAGTATGTATTTAATGAACCCAGGTATGCGCTGGCATTGCTTAACCGGTTGCTCAATAAAGGGCATCAGACGCAAAGTATTTATACTACCAGAGCAAAAGCATACCTTAATATGGGAGCACATTTACGCGCCTTTGACAGTGCTGAACAAGCGTTGCAGTTTGGCCCCCTGAACGCCTCTCTGGTGGCCTTGCAACTCGAAGCAGCCCTGGCTGTGGGCGATCATAAATCGGTGGTGAGACTCATTGCTCAGTCGCTTAACGACCCCTCACTAAGCCGCCTATTGCAACAAGATCTGGCCCAGGCAGCACATCTGAATAATCAGAATGAGCTGGCCGAAATGTTGTATTTACGTTTACTTAAAGAGGCACCAGATAACGCACTTTATCTCACGCGTTTAGGCGCGATAAAACAAAAGTTGGGCGATATGACCGCGGCGACAGAATGTTACGTCAAGGCGGTTAATTATCGGCCGGATTATGCGATCGCGTACAACCTGCTGGCTAATGTGGCACGCAGTAGCCACGGCGATAATCATCTGAGTTTACTCCAACGTGGTTTGTCAGAGTGCGGTAAGGAACCAGAGGGTGCCGCATTACTTAACTATGCGCTGGGTAAGGAGTACGAAGATCTGAATGACCCCGCGTTAGCCGCCAGGCACTATGCTCAGGGGGCGGCACAAATGCGTTCAATGTTTGAGTATAACTCCAGCGCGGTTGCCGACTCGTTTGCCATAACGCGAGAACATTTCACCCGGCATACCACAGTCAATTTACCCGCTGCTTCGTGTCTCGACGCAGATGATATGCCGACCCCGGTGTTTATTGTAGGGATGCCCCGAACCGGTTCAACGCTTATCGAACGTATCCTGTCGAGTCATGATGAGGTGGTGGCGATGGGCGAGCTTAGTAGTTTTAAAGCCAGTATGAAAGGTAGCGTTGAGTATCAGGGAGGCGATGGTTTTCACCGGAGCTTTTATCAATGTAACAGTGCGCACATAAATTACGCTGAAATCGGCCGACAGTATTTGGAGCTGGCTTGCCCGGCCGCCACATACGTGCGGTATTTTACCGACAAGTATCCATTAAACTTTATGGATCTTGGCACCATTGCCAGGGCGTTACCGAATGCCCGCTTTATTCACACAGTGCGCGATCCCGGTGCTATTTTATGGAGCAATTACAAGCAGATTTTTACCCACGGCATGTATCAGTACTCCTACGACTTAAACGAATGCGCACAGTACATCAGTCATTACCAGCAGCTTATGCAATTTTGGCATCAGCAGTTTCCGGGACGGATTTTAGATGTGAAGTATGAAGAGTTAGTTGGTGATATCCGCAGTGGCGTTAGTCGCTTGTTAACGTTTTTAGACTTACCCTGGCAAGACAAATGTTTGCAATTTCACCAGCAAAAAAGTGCGGTGGCTACGGCAAGTGTCAGTCAGGTGCGTGAGCCGGTTTACACTCGTTCAGTGTCGGCATGGAAACACTACAGTCGCTTCCTGTCACCAGGACTAGACCAGCTCGAAGCGATGGGCATTGCGCCAGAAAGAGAGCCTGTAAATGTATATTGA
- a CDS encoding family 20 glycosylhydrolase: protein MFRAFSGLHSLIIIILLAVLPTSSKAAAAITQEQLNLFAAHLDVKYRVLANLPADQCQSGVPCYRIQLDLTLPFDFSPTGWQVYLSQLDKLSFVSANDLDVELVNGDLKVLTPSPEFSGFKASIPHTVTLELKGNHYTEYKPLPNYYATASGLTPQIITATRELTDPHTGIGTLSHVATFTDPHRQFRTTPDDMTPWATATTLYANNRDLSETDEHIAQAIIPTPASYNLLNAQPADIRNGLHFIFDGFRREDVQPAIERLRALGVTSSAQGLPVTLIRSAAERFPDEAYSLRIEASGITINSATPAGAAYALASVTALLQLGDSTLPALSIADQPRFTYRGMHLDVARNFHSKSSVIELLDQMAAYKLNVLHLHLSDDEGWRVEIDGLPELTDIGGFRCHDLTEEHCLLPQLGSGPSRDTPVNGFYSKADFIDILRAADARHIEILPSFDMPGHARAAIKAMEARYRRYMAEGQPDLAKEYLLTDFNDKTAYRSIQNYNDNTINVCMPSAYRFVEKVVDELSELYQQAGLTMKKYHLGGDESPGAWLASPACQALLAERKKTNPQNLNLGGYFIERIANLLAQKNIVPAGWNDGLDHTEFDNMPARVQSHIWALLADNATQLTHKHLNQGWDVVLSLPEVSYFDMPHEAHPKERGYDWAARHINSRKVFSYMPENLPMHAEVWRNLHERPFSISDTPVKQPGRRVLGIQGHLWSETIRNEWQAQTMIFPRLIALAERAWHRADWEPGYAPDGKSYNQNTGYFSRAARTARDQAFNRFANTLAQKELLKLDALDVGYRIPTVGAQIDNGKLHINILLPGLPLEYRINGGVWQTYSGPVDVPEGVVEVRARSADNLRAGRSLLVSTSLVASGNAQ, encoded by the coding sequence ATGTTTCGAGCTTTTAGTGGCTTGCACTCGCTGATTATTATCATCCTGCTTGCTGTACTGCCAACCAGTAGCAAAGCTGCCGCCGCCATCACACAAGAACAACTTAATTTATTCGCTGCTCACCTGGATGTGAAATACCGTGTGCTGGCCAACCTCCCTGCCGACCAGTGCCAGTCAGGAGTGCCTTGTTATCGTATTCAACTCGATTTAACGCTGCCTTTCGACTTCAGCCCGACCGGCTGGCAAGTATACCTGAGCCAATTAGATAAACTCAGCTTTGTATCGGCAAATGACCTTGATGTTGAGTTGGTTAACGGTGATTTAAAAGTCCTGACACCGTCGCCCGAATTTAGCGGTTTTAAAGCCAGTATTCCTCACACTGTTACACTTGAGTTAAAAGGCAATCACTACACTGAGTACAAACCGCTGCCAAACTACTACGCGACGGCCAGCGGGCTCACACCACAAATTATTACCGCCACCCGTGAACTCACCGACCCCCATACTGGCATTGGCACACTCAGCCATGTCGCCACTTTTACCGATCCACACCGTCAGTTTCGTACCACCCCAGATGACATGACCCCCTGGGCCACGGCGACCACGCTATATGCCAATAATCGCGACCTCAGTGAGACTGACGAGCACATCGCCCAGGCTATTATTCCTACTCCGGCCAGTTACAACTTGTTGAACGCTCAACCAGCCGATATACGTAATGGCTTGCATTTCATCTTTGACGGTTTTCGTCGTGAAGACGTGCAGCCAGCCATTGAGCGACTTCGCGCACTGGGCGTAACATCATCAGCTCAGGGCTTGCCGGTCACCCTTATCAGAAGCGCGGCAGAGCGCTTCCCTGATGAAGCCTACTCATTACGCATTGAAGCCAGCGGCATCACCATTAACAGCGCTACACCTGCAGGTGCTGCCTACGCGCTGGCATCTGTCACCGCGCTGCTGCAACTCGGTGATAGCACATTGCCCGCGTTGTCTATTGCCGACCAACCCCGTTTTACTTATCGAGGCATGCATCTGGATGTTGCGCGTAACTTTCATTCCAAATCCAGCGTGATTGAGCTGCTCGACCAGATGGCAGCCTATAAGCTCAATGTATTGCATTTGCACTTGTCCGATGACGAAGGCTGGCGGGTAGAAATAGACGGCTTGCCAGAGCTCACTGACATTGGCGGCTTTCGTTGTCATGACCTTACCGAAGAACACTGCCTGTTACCGCAGCTAGGCAGCGGCCCCTCTCGTGATACCCCGGTCAACGGTTTCTATTCAAAGGCGGATTTTATCGACATTCTCAGGGCCGCAGACGCTCGACACATCGAAATTCTGCCGTCCTTTGACATGCCCGGACATGCTCGTGCTGCAATTAAAGCAATGGAAGCACGTTACCGTCGTTATATGGCAGAGGGCCAACCCGACCTGGCCAAAGAGTACCTGTTAACCGATTTTAACGACAAAACGGCCTACCGCAGCATTCAAAACTATAACGACAATACCATTAACGTGTGCATGCCATCCGCCTATCGCTTTGTTGAGAAAGTTGTCGATGAGCTCAGCGAGCTCTATCAGCAGGCTGGCTTAACCATGAAAAAGTATCACCTTGGCGGTGATGAGAGCCCTGGCGCCTGGTTAGCATCTCCTGCCTGTCAGGCACTACTTGCCGAACGCAAAAAAACTAACCCGCAAAACCTTAATTTGGGCGGCTATTTTATTGAGCGGATCGCCAATCTGCTGGCACAAAAAAATATCGTACCAGCAGGCTGGAATGATGGCCTTGACCATACCGAGTTCGACAATATGCCGGCCCGGGTGCAGTCGCATATATGGGCGTTACTTGCAGACAATGCCACCCAGTTGACCCACAAGCATCTGAATCAGGGCTGGGATGTGGTGCTGTCATTGCCGGAAGTCAGTTACTTTGATATGCCCCATGAGGCGCATCCTAAAGAGCGTGGCTACGACTGGGCCGCACGACACATTAATAGCCGCAAAGTGTTTTCCTATATGCCGGAAAATCTGCCTATGCATGCCGAAGTATGGCGCAACCTGCATGAGCGTCCTTTTAGCATTAGCGATACCCCCGTCAAACAGCCAGGACGTCGGGTTCTGGGTATCCAGGGGCACTTATGGTCAGAAACAATACGCAATGAATGGCAGGCACAAACGATGATATTTCCGCGCTTAATAGCCCTGGCAGAACGCGCGTGGCATCGCGCTGATTGGGAGCCTGGTTACGCCCCGGACGGCAAATCATATAATCAGAACACTGGCTATTTTAGTCGGGCAGCACGCACGGCCCGAGATCAGGCCTTTAACCGCTTCGCCAATACGTTGGCACAAAAAGAGTTACTCAAGTTAGATGCGCTGGATGTTGGCTATCGCATTCCAACCGTGGGCGCCCAAATAGACAACGGCAAGCTCCATATCAATATTTTATTGCCGGGTTTGCCATTAGAGTACCGGATAAACGGCGGCGTGTGGCAAACCTATTCAGGCCCGGTAGACGTGCCAGAGGGGGTTGTTGAAGTGCGAGCACGATCAGCGGATAACCTGCGGGCGGGGCGTTCTTTGCTAGTTTCTACCTCACTGGTGGCGAGCGGTAATGCACAGTAG